In the Sus scrofa isolate TJ Tabasco breed Duroc chromosome 7, Sscrofa11.1, whole genome shotgun sequence genome, one interval contains:
- the SERPINA6 gene encoding corticosteroid-binding globulin precursor (The RefSeq protein has 1 substitution compared to this genomic sequence) — translation MLLTLYACLLWLSTSGLWTSQAKDPDSDLSTRSRHRNLAPNNVDFAFALYKHLVASAPGKDVFLSPVSISTALAMLSLGASGYTREQLLQGLGFNLTETPEAEIHQDFQHLHSLLKGSNITSEMTMGNALFLDRSLELLESFSTGSKHYYGLEALAADFQDWAGASRQINEYIKNKTQGKIVDLFLEQDSSAMLILINYIFFKGTWTHSFPPESTREENFYVNETATVKVPMMFQSRAMKYLNDSLLPCQLVQLEYTGNETAFFILPVKGEMDTVIAGLSRDTIQRWSKSLIPSQVDLYVPKVSISGAYDLGSILGDMGIVDLLSHPTHFSGITQNALPKMSKVVHKAVLQFDEKGMEAAAPTTRGRSLHAAPKPVTVHFNRPFIVMVFDHFTWSSLFLGKIVNLT, via the exons ATGCTGCTCACCCTGTATGCCTGTCTCCTCTGGCTGTCGACCAGCGGGCTCTGGACCAGCCAGGCTAAGGACCCTGACAGTGACTTGAGCACAAGGAGCCGTCACCGGAACTTGGCTCCAAACAACGTGGACTTTGCCTTTGCCCTGTATAAGCACCTGGTGGCCTCAGCTCCTGGCAAGGACGTCTTCCTCTCCCCTGTGAGCATCTCCACAGCCTTGGCTATGCTGTCACTAGGTGCCAGTGGCTACACACGGGAGCAGCTTCTCCAAGGCCTAGGCTTCAACCTCACTGAGACCCCCGAAGCTGAGATCCATCAGGACTTCCAGCATCTCCACTCTCTCCTCAAGGGGTCAAACATCACCTCAGAAATGACCATGGGCAATGCCTTGTTCCTCGACCGCAGTCTGGAGCTTCTGGAGTCCTTCTCCACAGGCTCCAAGCACTACTACGGGTTGGAAGCCTTGGCTGCCGATTTCCAGGACTGGGCAGGAGCCAGCAGACAAATTAATGAGTATATCAAGAATAAGACACAAGGAAAAATTGTGGACTTGTTCTTGGAGCAGGATAGCTCAGCCATGCTCATCCTGATCAACTATATCTTCTTTAAAG gCACATGGACACACTCCTTCCCCCCAGAAAGCACCAGGGAAGAGAACTTCTATGTGAACGAGACGGCCACGGTCAAGGTGCCCATGATGTTCCAGTCGCGCGCCATGAAGTACTTGAATGACTCCTTGCTCCCCTGCCAGCTGGTGCAGCTGGAATACACGGGCAATGAGACGGCCTTCTTCGTCCTCCCGGTCAAGGGGGAGATGGACACGGTCATTGCCGGGCTGAGCCGGGACACCATTCAGAGGTGGTCGAAGTCCCTGATCCCCAG CCAGGTGGACCTGTACGTCCCAAAGGTCTCCATCTCTGGAGCCTATGACCTCGGGAGCATCCTGGGGGACATGGGCATTGTGGACTTGCTCAGCCACCCAACACACTTCTCAGGCATCACCCAGAATGCCCTGCCGAAGATGTCCAAG GTGGTCCACAAGGCGGTTCTGCAATTTGACGAGAAGGGCATGGAGGCAGCTGCCCCCACTACGCGTGGACGCAGCCTGCACGCGGCGCCCAAGCCTGTCACTGTCCACTTCAACCGGCCCTTCATCGTCATGGTTTTCGACCACTTCACGTGGAGCAGCCTTTTCCTGGGCAAGATTGTGAATCTGACCTAA
- the SERPINA6 gene encoding corticosteroid-binding globulin isoform X1, with amino-acid sequence MLSLELGLVPKTGEDKHQQFRRAWPSRTMLLTLYACLLWLSTSGLWTSQAKDPDSDLSTRSRHRNLAPNNVDFAFALYKHLVASAPGKDVFLSPVSISTALAMLSLGASGYTREQLLQGLGFNLTETPEAEIHQDFQHLHSLLKGSNITSEMTMGNALFLDRSLELLESFSTGSKHYYGLEALAADFQDWAGASRQINEYIKNKTQGKIVDLFLEQDSSAMLILINYIFFKGTWTHSFPPESTREENFYVNETATVKVPMMFQSRAMKYLNDSLLPCQLVQLEYTGNETAFFVLPVKGEMDTVIAGLSRDTIQRWSKSLIPSQVDLYVPKVSISGAYDLGSILGDMGIVDLLSHPTHFSGITQNALPKMSKVVHKAVLQFDEKGMEAAAPTTRGRSLHAAPKPVTVHFNRPFIVMVFDHFTWSSLFLGKIVNLT; translated from the exons ATGCTGAGCCTTGAACTTGGGCTGGTTCCCAAGACTGGAGAAGACAAACATCAGCAATTTAGAAG GGCCTGGCCGTCCCGGACAATGCTGCTCACCCTGTATGCCTGTCTCCTCTGGCTGTCGACCAGCGGGCTCTGGACCAGCCAGGCTAAGGACCCTGACAGTGACTTGAGCACAAGGAGCCGTCACCGGAACTTGGCTCCAAACAACGTGGACTTTGCCTTTGCCCTGTATAAGCACCTGGTGGCCTCAGCTCCTGGCAAGGACGTCTTCCTCTCCCCTGTGAGCATCTCCACAGCCTTGGCTATGCTGTCACTAGGTGCCAGTGGCTACACACGGGAGCAGCTTCTCCAAGGCCTAGGCTTCAACCTCACTGAGACCCCCGAAGCTGAGATCCATCAGGACTTCCAGCATCTCCACTCTCTCCTCAAGGGGTCAAACATCACCTCAGAAATGACCATGGGCAATGCCTTGTTCCTCGACCGCAGTCTGGAGCTTCTGGAGTCCTTCTCCACAGGCTCCAAGCACTACTACGGGTTGGAAGCCTTGGCTGCCGATTTCCAGGACTGGGCAGGAGCCAGCAGACAAATTAATGAGTATATCAAGAATAAGACACAAGGAAAAATTGTGGACTTGTTCTTGGAGCAGGATAGCTCAGCCATGCTCATCCTGATCAACTATATCTTCTTTAAAG gCACATGGACACACTCCTTCCCCCCAGAAAGCACCAGGGAAGAGAACTTCTATGTGAACGAGACGGCCACGGTCAAGGTGCCCATGATGTTCCAGTCGCGCGCCATGAAGTACTTGAATGACTCCTTGCTCCCCTGCCAGCTGGTGCAGCTGGAATACACGGGCAATGAGACGGCCTTCTTCGTCCTCCCGGTCAAGGGGGAGATGGACACGGTCATTGCCGGGCTGAGCCGGGACACCATTCAGAGGTGGTCGAAGTCCCTGATCCCCAG CCAGGTGGACCTGTACGTCCCAAAGGTCTCCATCTCTGGAGCCTATGACCTCGGGAGCATCCTGGGGGACATGGGCATTGTGGACTTGCTCAGCCACCCAACACACTTCTCAGGCATCACCCAGAATGCCCTGCCGAAGATGTCCAAG GTGGTCCACAAGGCGGTTCTGCAATTTGACGAGAAGGGCATGGAGGCAGCTGCCCCCACTACGCGTGGACGCAGCCTGCACGCGGCGCCCAAGCCTGTCACTGTCCACTTCAACCGGCCCTTCATCGTCATGGTTTTCGACCACTTCACGTGGAGCAGCCTTTTCCTGGGCAAGATTGTGAATCTGACCTAA
- the SERPINA6 gene encoding corticosteroid-binding globulin isoform X2, whose product MLSLELGLVPKTGEDKHQQFRRAWPSRTMLLTLYACLLWLSTSGLWTSQAKDPDSDLSTRSRHRNLAPNNVDFAFALYKHLVASAPGKDVFLSPVSISTALAMLSLGASGYTREQLLQGLGFNLTETPEAEIHQDFQHLHSLLKGSNITSEMTMGNALFLDRSLELLESFSTGSKHYYGLEALAADFQDWAGASRQINEYIKNKTQGKIVDLFLEQDSSAMLILINYIFFKGTWTHSFPPESTREENFYVNETATVKVPMMFQSRAMKYLNDSLLPCQLVQLEYTGNETAFFVLPVKGEMDTVIAGLSRDTIQRWSKSLIPSQVDLYVPKVSISGAYDLGSILGDMGIVDLLSHPTHFSGITQNALPKMSKGYVI is encoded by the exons ATGCTGAGCCTTGAACTTGGGCTGGTTCCCAAGACTGGAGAAGACAAACATCAGCAATTTAGAAG GGCCTGGCCGTCCCGGACAATGCTGCTCACCCTGTATGCCTGTCTCCTCTGGCTGTCGACCAGCGGGCTCTGGACCAGCCAGGCTAAGGACCCTGACAGTGACTTGAGCACAAGGAGCCGTCACCGGAACTTGGCTCCAAACAACGTGGACTTTGCCTTTGCCCTGTATAAGCACCTGGTGGCCTCAGCTCCTGGCAAGGACGTCTTCCTCTCCCCTGTGAGCATCTCCACAGCCTTGGCTATGCTGTCACTAGGTGCCAGTGGCTACACACGGGAGCAGCTTCTCCAAGGCCTAGGCTTCAACCTCACTGAGACCCCCGAAGCTGAGATCCATCAGGACTTCCAGCATCTCCACTCTCTCCTCAAGGGGTCAAACATCACCTCAGAAATGACCATGGGCAATGCCTTGTTCCTCGACCGCAGTCTGGAGCTTCTGGAGTCCTTCTCCACAGGCTCCAAGCACTACTACGGGTTGGAAGCCTTGGCTGCCGATTTCCAGGACTGGGCAGGAGCCAGCAGACAAATTAATGAGTATATCAAGAATAAGACACAAGGAAAAATTGTGGACTTGTTCTTGGAGCAGGATAGCTCAGCCATGCTCATCCTGATCAACTATATCTTCTTTAAAG gCACATGGACACACTCCTTCCCCCCAGAAAGCACCAGGGAAGAGAACTTCTATGTGAACGAGACGGCCACGGTCAAGGTGCCCATGATGTTCCAGTCGCGCGCCATGAAGTACTTGAATGACTCCTTGCTCCCCTGCCAGCTGGTGCAGCTGGAATACACGGGCAATGAGACGGCCTTCTTCGTCCTCCCGGTCAAGGGGGAGATGGACACGGTCATTGCCGGGCTGAGCCGGGACACCATTCAGAGGTGGTCGAAGTCCCTGATCCCCAG CCAGGTGGACCTGTACGTCCCAAAGGTCTCCATCTCTGGAGCCTATGACCTCGGGAGCATCCTGGGGGACATGGGCATTGTGGACTTGCTCAGCCACCCAACACACTTCTCAGGCATCACCCAGAATGCCCTGCCGAAGATGTCCAAG GGTTATGTGATATGA